Proteins encoded in a region of the Mercenaria mercenaria strain notata chromosome 1, MADL_Memer_1, whole genome shotgun sequence genome:
- the LOC123545534 gene encoding paired box protein Pax-1-like has translation MEQTTFGEVNQLGGVFVNGRPLPNAIRLRIIELAQMGVRPCDISRQLRVSHGCVSKILARYNETGSILPGAIGGSKPRVTTPNVVKHIKIYKERDPGIFAWEIRDKLLADGVCDKYNVPSVSSISRILRNKIGGSTSPTSQSPNMESKNIMGPPPPGPLYNPQFPMYQYSCPPPSMPSCAPPPIPAPQPSFPQLNHQMNNKSQMSNCVTPCMMRAWASSHSVNDILGFRAPTQPMSQSAPMPMPCEPMNNPHQISQNYNMNYYGMKQTVQPMYLQS, from the exons ATGG aACAGACGACGTTTGGGGAGGTGAACCAGCTTGGCGGAGTGTTTGTCAACGGTCGACCCTTACCTAATGCCATCCGACTTAGAATTATAGAGCTTGCTCAGATGGGAGTGAGACCATGTGATATATCTAGACAACTTAGGGTGTCACATGGatgtgttagtaaaatacttgccAGGTACAATGAGACTGGGTCAATACTTCCTGGAGCCATTGGTGGCAGCAAGCCAAGAGTTACAACACCCAATGTtgttaaacatataaaaatatacaagGAGAGGGATCCAGGGATATTTGCTTGGGAAATAAGGGACAAATTGCTTGCGGATGGCGTCTGTGACAAATATAATGTGCCTTCAGTGAGCTCAATAAGTCGGATTCTTAGAAACAAAATTGGAGGGAGTACTTCACCAACGAGCCAAAGTCCTAATATGGAATCAAAGAACATAATGGGCCCACCACCACCAGGCCCATTATACAACCCTCAGTTTCCAATGTATCAATATTCTTGCCCACCACCTTCAATGCCCTCTTGTGCACCACCACCGATACCCGCTCCTCAACCGAGCTTTCCGCAATTAAACCATCAAATGAATAATAAATCACAGATGTCTAATTGTGTTACGCCGTGCATGATGCGAGCCTGGGCATCCTCTCACTCTGTGAATGACATTTTGGGTTTCAGGGCTCCAACCCAACCAATGTCTCAATCAGCACCCATGCCTATGCCATGTGAACCAATGAACAATCCTCATCAAATCAGCCAAAACTATAACATGAACTATTACGGAATGAAACAAACTGTTCAACCTATGTACTTACAAAGCTGA